The region CGATCGTCACCCAGACGATCCAATACGGCTTGCCGTTTGGCACGGCGGAACGGTCCGGCAAAAACTTGATGCCGCGCTCAACGGCGCTGCGCGCATGCATCGCCCCCATATCGACAAACGCTTCGCCCGCTTCGACGTCAATGATGACCGGCGACACGTTTTCTAAGCTCAACGCCCCAGCGCCAAAGCCGCGGTGCCCGTCGGTCGGATCGTCTTTAATGATATTAAAGCCGATGGTTTTTTTCTTTTTTTGCTCCATTCCGCTTGTTTCCTCCTTCCTACGTAAACAAGTTGGCGGCCAACGACTGCAAATTTTCCAATACAAACGGCAGCGCCACTTGAAACACCGGCTCAATCGTATATCGGTCAAGCGGCGTGAGCACAAGGATGAGAAAAATGAGCGCCCCGTAGCTTTCCCATTGCGTCATTTTCGCCCGCAGCCCATCCGGCGCCAAGTCTTCAATAATACGATACCCGTCAAGCGGCGGAAACGGCAATAAATTAAACAAAAACAAAACAGCGTTCAAACTGATAAAAATTTGGAAAAACAGATCAAATCCAGCGGCAAACCAATCCGGCAGCGCCCGCATGATGCCGAAGTCGATCATCGCGTACCAAATGACAAATCCAAGCGCGGCAAGCACGAGATTGCTCAGTGGCCCGGCAACCGACACGAGAATGCCGGCAAGGCGCGGATTTTTGAAGTAAAAGCGATTGACCGGCACCGGGCGCGCCCAGCCAAACCCCGCGAGAAAAATAAGCAGGGTGCCAAGCAAATCCAAATGGGCAAACGGGGACAGCGTCAACCGCCCTTCGTTTTTCGCCGTCGGATCACCGAACTTGTAGGCGACATATGCATGAGCGAACTCATGCACGGAAAACGCTAACGCCAGCGTCAAGAGCACATACGGAATTTCGCTTAACGAATACGGCAAAATGTGTTCCACTTGATTAACTCCTTTTCCCCTGTATTCACTATCCTTAGTATACATGATTTACCGCCAAAAGTGGACTGAACTTCACCGTTCCATGGTATAATAAGCGCGACAGCACTCGACAAGGAAATGGGGGAATGATGATGCCGTATGTCACGATCAAAATGCTCGCCGGCCGCACGGATGAACAGAAGAAAGCACTGGTGGAAAAAGTGACGGACGCCGTCGTCGAGACGACAGGGGCGAAACGGGAGAGCGTTGTCGTATTCATTGAAGAAATGACGAAAGACCATTATGCGATCGCCGGAAAACGACTGAGCGACACAGAGTAACACAAGAGCGGGGGCGCATGAAGCGCTCCCGTTGCCTTTTGGATCAAAAACGAATATTGATTCACTTTCTACAACCATCTGCCGGCCGCAAAACGGAATTTCTCGCCGGCCTGACGACGTTTGCTTGCCGTGCTGTTCTTTTTGCAGCTGGCGTTTGTGCTGCATTAACAAAAGGAGGAAGGTGTCCCAAAAGGATCGGGACACCTTGTCTTATTACCGTTATATAGACATAACAATCATTAAAAAACAATATGTGGTGTTTTGTTTAAGGAACATCACTCTTTTCGGTCAGCTTTCTTCTCTGACCAGCCGATCGAAAATGACGCGTTGAAACAACGTCTTCCGCCCGCCTACACGCGGGCTTTGTTGTGACACCGGCTGCGCAGCGCCTCAACGTACGCGTACGCCTCCTCGATTTCTTCTTCCGTATAGCGCTGTTTGCTTTTTAACACCGCAATTTTCGCTTTCACTTCGTCTCTCGGCAAATGTTCGAAATACAGCACGGTGGACACAAGCTCCAAAAAGCGGGCGTTTTGTTCATTCAACGCCTGCATGCATTCAGCAAGCCCCGGCATGTCCCAGTCGTAATGGCGCAAAAACTGCTCCCCCGCCTCGGTGAGCGTATAACGATATTGCACATAACCGCTTTTTTTCTCTTTCACTTCATGCAAAAACCCAAGCGCGCACAGCTCCTCGATGCGGCACGTCAGCTCCTCGGAGTACGGTCCGTAAAAGTGGAAATCGAACTTCTCGTAAAACGGAAAGTCGAGCTTTTTCGCGATGTAAATCATTTTTTGCATCTTTTTGCGGCCGGCTATTTCCCCGGCGGCCGCCAACGCCTTCATCACTTTCGCATGCTCTGTGAGCACTCTCCGTCATCTCCTAACCCTTTAAAATTTCCATAATCTTTTTCTTCACTGTCCGCTTCGTCGACAAGTCTTCCAGGAAATCAGCTGGGAAATACAGCTTATGGTCGGTGCGCCGCTTGCCGGAAATGGCGTCGACAAGCACCGATTCGCGCGACAGCTCGCGAAGCTCCCCGTTTGGCATCAGCAGGTAAATCGGCAGGCGCTCGCCTTCCTCGCCCGGCCGGTAAAAGTCATACGGCAAATCGGACGATGAATCGACGACCAAGTAATAGTCCGGATCGATCCACGCCTTTTTAAACAGCTCCCGCAGCTCAATCAACCTTGTCATTTGCTCGTTTGTCGGATGGAACTCCGTATATTTGAACAGGCGGCGGCGGACAAACCGCTGGCATAAGTCGCTTAAAATCGGATCTCGCTCATATTGCCATTGCTGAAAGTAAAACAGGATGATGGCTTCATCGAGCGCCAAATAGTCGCCAAGCGTTACATGGCCGGCAAAAAACGATAAAAAGTGCGTCGGCTTCGTCGCAAACGTATACCCGTCCTCGTACAGCTTTTTCGCCCGATGCAAAATTTTCGTCAAAATGACTTCCGCACTGCGCGTCACGGGATGAAAGTACACTTGCCAGTACATTTGGTAGCGGCTCATGATGTAATCCTCGACCGCATGCATGCCGCTTCGTTTGATGACGACTTGGTCTTCGCGCGGGCGCATGACGCGCAAAATGCGCTCCATGTCAAAATAGCCGTAGCTGACGCCGGTGTAGTAGGCATCGCGCAACAAATAATCCATCCGGTCGGCGTCAATTTGGCTCGAAATGAGGCTCACAACAAGCTTGTTCGGATACGTTTTGGCGATCACTTCCGCTACTTTTTGCGGAAAATCGTCGCCCACTTCGCGCAAGGCGGCGTTCACTTCTGTATCGCCTAAAATGATGGCCTGCGTAAAATCTTCGTGGTCGAGGCGAAACACCTTTTCAAATGAGTGGGAAAACGGGCCGTGCCCTAAATCGTGCAACAGCGCCGCGCATAGGCAAAGAAGGCGCTCGCTATGGTCCCAATGGTCGCGGCCGACAAACACGTCGTCAATGATGCGGCGGATGATTTCGTAAACGCCGAGCGAATGGTTGAATCGGCTGTGCTCGGCGCCGTGGAACGTCAAATACGTTGTGCCGAGCTGCTTGATGCGGCGCAGGCGCTGAAACTCTTTTGTGCCGATCAAATCCCAAATCACTTTGTCGCGAACATGTATGTATCGATGCACCGGATCTTTAAACACTTTTTCTTCGTCAAGCTGCCCGCCGGAATACATCGCATCCTCCTCTTCCGTCTCCAACATACATCTATTATACGCCGTTTCTTGCGGCAAAGAAATAGTTGACTTTTTTCTCCGTCTTTCTCCATTATTGACGGAAAAAAACAAAAATCACCTTCTTTCGGCAAAGAAGGTGACCGCTTATCGCTTTTTCAACCTTTCGGCAATTTTATCAATCAGTTCGTCTTCCGTCAGCGCCGCCACAGGGCGGTTGTTGACGAAGGCGAACGTTTTTTTTCGCCCAGGGCCGCAATACGACTGGCAGCCGATTTTGATGACCGCGTCCGGATCCAGCTTTTTGAGGCGCGGAATCAGTGTCTTTAAATTCGGCGCCTTGCAGTCGTCGCAAACGCGAAACTCATTCGCCATCACTCGTCATCCCTTTCTGTGGCGTTTGCTTTGTGTATTCTACCGCTTTCGCGGGAAAATTGCAAGTCGGCATGCTTTCACTCTGGGAATTTGAGAATCCCGTAAACTTGCAACGTATAATGTTTTGTTTTTTTGCCCATCCTTTTACTAGCATGGGAAAAAGGAGTGAAGACCGATGAAGCAACGACAAGACGCTTGGACGGAAGAAGACGATTTATTGTTGGCAGAGACCGTATTGCGCCATGTGCGTGAAGGAAGCACCCAGCTGAACGCGTTTGAAGAAGTCGGCGACAAGTTGAACCGGACATCAGCCGCCTGCGGCTTCCGCTGGAACGCCGTCGTCCGCCATCGATATGAGGAGGCGCTTCAACTGGCGAAAATGCAGCGGAAAGAGCGGATGCGGCTGCTGGCCAAACAAGGAGGCGCGAAAAAGCGGCGCCTGTATGAACCGCCGATGCCGTCGCTTGAGGAGCTCGGCGAAGTGATGCAGCTGCCGGCCGTCGTCCCATCCTCTCCGCCGCAGCAAGTGACGCTTGATCAAGTGATCGCTTTTTTAAAAACGTTCCAATCCCATGAGCGGAAACGGGAGGCGCTGATCAAAGAAAACGAGCGGCTGCGCCGCGAAATTGACGAACTAAAGCAAAAAAATAAAGAACTTGAAGAAAAGATTGCGAAATTAGAAGAAAATTCGTCGACTGTTCAAGAAGATTTTGAGACGCTCGTGAAAATCATCAATCGGGCGCGCAAAATGGTGTTAAAAGAGGAAGAAGAACGGGGGCTGACCTTCCGTATGGACCCGAACGGAAACTTAGAGAAAATCGCCGAGTAACGAAAAAGGATGTCGGGTGAAAAGCCGGGCTGATCCCAAAACGCAAGTGCGCTTTGGGATCAGCCCCTTTTTTGTTGGCGAACGTCCATCATTCGCGCCAAGGTTGGGCAGGGCATGAGGCGGGGGCAGCAGCGACGAAGCGCCTCATCGAAGCTAAAAGGGCTTTACGGCTCGACTTCTCTCATCGGCTCCTGAAGATACGTCGGCATTTCGTTCGACGATGCGCGCCCAATACTGCTCATACCAATTCCATTCGCCGTTCTCGAGGGCAGACGAATACAGCTCGCCGCCAAACGACTGCAGCGTGCGCCAAAGGGCGACAAGCAGCTCATCGACCGACAGCTCGCAGCCGAAAAGCTCAGACAGCGACGCCATGACAGCTGGGACAACATCGGGGTAGGCGAATTTCGTTTTCTCTCCTTGGCGGCCGAGCTCATAAAAGCGGCGAATAAGCTCAGCCCGCGCGGCTCCACTCCCATTGACGCACAGGTAGATTTGCACGGCAACGCCGCCGCGCACCCGTCGCTGCGAAATGCCGGCAAATTTTTTGCCGCCAATGCTCAAGTCATAGCTTCCCGGACAATATGAGCCGATGACTTCCCCCGCCTCAACGCGGGCACCGTGTGAGGCAAGCATGGCGGCCATGAGCGCGTACATCGCCTCATACCCTTGCTCGATGGCAATTGTGTTTTTCATTTCCGGAAAAATGAGCGAGATATTCAACACCCCGCTGTCAAGGACAACGGCCAACCCGCCGGAATTGCGGACAACGACGCGATACCCTTCCTGGCGCAAAAACGAAATGGCCTCATCGATGTACGGAAGCTTCGTATCAGCGGCGCCTAAGACGACGGTATTCTCATGCACCCACGTGCGGACGACGGCATCCGACCGTCCGGCGCCGACCGCGGTGCATAATGCATCATCGATGGCAAACGATTGTTTCGCATCAAACAGCGGACCGAAATGCGACTGGTCGATTACCCGCCATTTCGGCTGATGCAGCAATTCATGGCTCATCGCTAGCAACTCCTTGCATTGATCATCCCAACTCTATCTTGCATTGATCATGCCAACTCTATTTCATTATAGCACAATGAGCCTAAGCCGTTGGCGAAGGGCGCAAAAAGAACGAGGGGGCGCATGCCTCCCTCGTTTTCATCGATTTCACTAAGCAGCGATCCCGTCACTCCCGAAGCGACTGCGCGGCGGTGATGAGCGCGAGCTTGTAGGCGTCTTCCGCGCTGCAGCCGCGCGATAAGTCGTTGACCGGCTTGTTCAGCCCTTGCAAAATCGGGCCGACCGCCTCAAAGCCGCCGAGGCGCTGGGCGATTTTGTAGCCGATGTTGCCCGCCTCAAGGCTCGGGAAAATAAAGACGTTCGCATCGCCTTGAATCGCAGAATCAGGCGCTTTCTTTTTCGCCACCTCTGGCACAAAGGCGGCGTCAAATTGAAACTCCCCGTCAAGGACAAGATCCGGCGCCATTTCTTTCGCCAATCGCACCGCTTCGGCCACTTTTTCCGTCTCGGGCGACGAGGCCGACCCTTTCGTAGAAAAGCTTAACAGTGCCACACGCGGCTTAAGGCCGAACATTTTCGCTGTTCGGGCGCTCTCGACTGCGATTTCTGCCAAATCTTGGCTGTCAGGGGCGATGTTGATGGCACAATCGGCGAACACATATTGTTCCTCGCCGCGCACCATGATGAACACCCCGGATGTTTTGCGGATGCCTGGCTTCGTTTTAATGATTTGCAACGCCGGGCGGACCGTATCGGCCGTCGAATGCGCCGCCCCGCTGACAAGGCCATCCGCCGCCCCTGTATAAACGAGCATCGTACCGAAATAGTTTTCATCGAAAAGCAACTCGCGCGCCGCTTCTTCCGTCACTTTCCCTTTGCGGCGCTCCACAAACGCCGACACCAGCTCATCAAACCCGCCATAGCGTCGCGGGTTGACAATCTCCACTCCTTCAAGCGGCAAGCCCAGCTCAGCTGCTTTCGCCTTCACCGCCTGTTCATCGCCAAGCACGATCGGCTGAAGCACTTGCTCCGCCGCCAATCGGCTCGCCGCCGTAAGAATGCGGTCATCCGTCCCTTCCGGAAACACGATTTTCCGTCCGGTTCCGGCCACTTTCATTTTTAATGCCGCAAATAAATCGTTTGCCACGATTCATGCCTCCCTTAATGCCCAGCTGGCGTCTTTCGTTCGGAAACACGCCAGCCTTTTTCTACTATAATAAGCATACCTCTTTAATAGGGAAACGCAACGCCGGTAAGCCCTTCCAACAAATAATTCACCTTTTGGAACAATTCAGTATACTTTCGCTCCGTGCACCAATGTCCGCGTTTTTGGGCAAACTATGATATAGTGATATTGTACATATTGATCTCATAAGGAGTGACGATGATGAGCGAAGCGGCCCAAACGTTGGATGGTTGGTATTGTTTGCACGATTTCCGTACGATTGACTGGAGCGCGTGGAAAACGCTGCCGGGCGAAGAGCGCCAAGCAGCCATTGACGAGTTTTTGGCACTCATCGACAAATGGGAAGCGACCGAAAGCGAGCAACAAGGAAGCCATGCCATTTATACAATTGTCGGACAAAAAGCGGACATTCTGTTCATGATTTTGCGGCCGACGCTGGATGAGCTGCATGAAATCGAAACAGCACTTAACAAAACGAAACTCGCCGAGTATTTGTTGCCGGCGTATTCGTACGTTTCGGTCGTGGAGTTAAGCAACTACTTGGCATCCGGCAGCGAAGATCCATACCAAATTCCAGAAGTGCGCCGCCGTTTGTATCCGATTTTGCCGAAAACGAACTACATTTGCTTCTATCCGATGGACAAGCGGCGCCAAGGCAACGACAATTGGTACATGTTGTCAATGGAACAGCGGCGCGAACTGATGCGCGCCCATGGCATGACCGGCCGAAAATACGCCGGCAAAGTGACGCAAATCATCACCGGCTCCATCGGCTTGGATGATTTTGAATGGGGCGTCACCTTGTTTTCGGACGATGCACTCCAGTTCAAAAAGCTCGTCTATGAAATGCGCTTTGACGAAGTAAGCGCCCGCTTTGGCGAGTTTGGCTCCTTTTTCGTCGGCACCCGTCTGCCGGTGGAAAACGTCTCTTCTTTCTTCCGTGTATAATCAAAAGAGGGTGTCCCAAACGCAGCAGGGCACCCTCCTTGCATTTTGCTTCCTATTCTTCAAGCAATCGGCGAACTTCCTCTTGCGAAAGATCGACCAAATGGGAAATTTCTTTCACCGTCATTCCTTTGCGCGCCATGTTGCAGACGAGCTGCTTCATTCCTTGCTTCATGCCTTCTTTCATCCCTTGTTGGATCCCTTCCTTCAATCCCTCTTTTCTGCCTTTTTGCTCATACGAAATGATCAGCTCCAACACCTTCTCTTTTTCTTTCGTTTCCATCGCCTTCACCTCTCTTTGCAGTTGTTGCTCGTCTTCCTCCGACAGCTTCACATACGTTTCAAAAAAGCCCAACAGCAGCCGTTGCCTCGCTTCATCCAGTTCCAACCGCACGAGCAAAAACTCTTTTTTCAGTTCAATCCGTTCACTTTCAGTATACCCCATTTGGCTGAGCAAGGCAGCTGCCACCGGATTGTCTCGGCGGATGTAATTCCGCCAATGTTGCTTGCGCAGCTTCGGACAACCGCCTCTGTTTCTGTCATATACGGCACAAACGTCCCATACATATAAATCAGAAATTCCATTTAAACCGTTTGTCCGACTGTCACCATTTTCTCGTTCCACCAATAGCCTATTACTGTCGAAATTCACAACGACTGAGGTGACGATATGGGTCAGATCGCTCCCTCCATTGTAGCCCACACAGAAGAGGAAGTAAAGTTGTTGGCTCGGCTCATGCGAGCTGAAGCGGAAGGAGACGGGCGGCTTGGGATGCTCATGGTCGGCAACGTCGGCGTCAACCGCGTCATCGCCGACTGCCTTGACTTCCGCGGCATCCGCTCCATCCGGCAAATGGTGTTTCAAAGCCCAGGCGGCTTTGAGGCGGTGCAAAAGGGCTATTTTTACCAACGGGCGCGCGAAGTGGATATAGGCCTAGCCCGCCAAGTGCTCCGCGGTTGGCGCTACCACCCAGCGACGAACGCCCTTTGGTTTTTTAAGCCGCCTGAAGGCCAAGATTGTCCGCCGCAATGGTTCAACCAATGGAATGTCGGCCGTTACAAATCGCACTGCTTCTTTGCGCCGACCCCATCCGACTGCCCGCGCGTTTATTAACTTTTCATACGAGGAGGTTTTTTTATGTCCAACTATACAGAAAACAACTTTTATCCGCTTGATGAAGAACGGCAACAGCCGTATGCAGCGTATCCGTACGGCTATCCGTATCCGCAACCGTATTATCCAGCGGCGTACCCGTATTATTACTATCCGCAAGCGGCTGCCGCTCCAACTGTGACGCCGGCGGCAACTGCCGCCCCGACGTTCGGTTTGCAGGCGCCGACGTTTACCGCCCCGACACCGACGCCGACCACCGCCGCCGGGCCGGCTACCACCGGCCCATCGATTCCAGGGATGCTGCCGATTGAAGAATCGTACATTGAAAACATTTTGCGGCTCAATAAAGGAAAAGTCGCCACTATCTATGCGACGTTTGAAAACAACCGTGAGTGGAATGCCAAGGTGTTTCGCGGGGTCATTGAAGCGGCTGGGCGTGACCATGTCATTTTAAGCGACCCGCAAACGGGAACGCGCTATTTGATCCCGATGATTTACCTCGATTACGTCACATTTGAAGGAGAAATCGCCTACGAATATCCGTTTGCCGGTGCCTCCGCCACATCGCTGGCCTCCTATTCGCCGCGCTGAATGCCAGCGCAAAACCGATGTTCGATGAGCAGGCTGCCTTAAGGGCAGCCCCTCTTTTTTCATCCGATGTGACGGCCATCACAAGTTGCTGATGCCTAGTCGTATATAATGGCGGCAAACGAAACCAAAGAGGCGCCTCCTATAATTTGGACGACGCATAACATCCTGCTCGGGGTACACCTTGCCCTGCGCTTCGTTTACAGCCATTTGAACGCCGCATAGCCGATCATCACCCAGGCGACCAAAAAGGCGACGCCGCCAAACGGAGTAATGGCGCCAAGCGGCTTGATTTGCGTGACACTCAACACATACAAACTGCCGGAAAACAGCACAATGCCGGAAAACATCACCCAGCCCGCCGCACTAAGCAACCCGACATTCGGCGCCTTGCCGGCGAGAAGCCCAACGGCAAGCAATCCTAACGCATGGAACATCTGGTATTGCACCGCCGTTTTCCAAATCTCCAAATAGCGATCCGGAATTTTCCCCTCAAGCCCATGCGCCCCAAACGCTCCCAACGCCACAGCCAAAAACGCGTTGAGCGCACCGAGGATGATAAACGATTTCATCACTCATCCGCCTTTCTCATCGAAGTTTCCTCCTCTCATTATAAACGAGGGGCCCTCCGATCACAAATCGATAGCGGCAAGGGAGTCAGTCAAGGATTTGTGAACAATGTTTCTTTCACATTTTGTTTTTGACCTCTTTTAATAACTCGATGATGACATCATTCTGATTCTTTTATCGTTCTTATTGTTCTTTCGATCGTATTAGTCGAAAAGAAAACGATGATGAGTAATGCGATCCCAACAATCCAATTCCATTAAATCCCCCCGGTCATTTTAACATGGAAAAATTCGCGAGAACGGGTTAAAAAGCGTGCCCCCCTGTTGTCACCACCAATTTGACAGAACAAGCAAGTTGGAGCGCTACTGACCGAACCCGCAAGCCGGAGAACCGCTTCTCGTTCTCCAGCGCCAAACAGAACAAGCCGGTTAAGCTGGAAAACCTATGGAGGAAAACCGCTCTACAGATTTTCTTTGTCTCGCCTTCAAAAATCCAACAACGACTCCCCGTTCGCCTCATCGTCAATATCGGGAGAGCGCCCGCCAACGGACACCCCCCCAACTGAAAGCCCGCTCCCAGCTGAAATCGGCCCGCCAACGACAAGCGGACCTGTAGGGACAGACGGAGTAGACGGTTGCGGCTGGCCAGCTGTTTCGAGCATTAAGTCGCATAAGGCACGGATAGCGGCGACGTGTTCACGCATCCGCTGCGGATCATTGACCGCCTTGGCTTTGCGCAATTCGTCTTCGATTTTGGCAACGACAGCAGCAAATGAAATAGCCATGATTTCTTCCCCCTTGCTCATTCGGTGCGGACGTCGATGTTTTCAATTTGCCAGTCGATCGGTTCGCGTCCGTGCTCAGCTAAAAACGCATTCGTCCGCGAAAACGGTCGATGGCCGAAAAAGCCGCGCGCGGCGGAAAACGGGCTCGGGTGCGGCGCTTCGATAATGAGATGGCGCGGGTTTGTAATCCGTTCTTTTTTCTCCTGAGCGTTCCGGCCCCAAAGCAAAAAGACGACTGGATCGTCTTTTTCATTGACGAGTTCAATGACGCGGTCGGTGAAATGTTCCCACCCTTTGCCGCGGTGGGAGTTTGCCTGGCCGCGCCGGACCGTAAGCACCGTGTTTAACAATAGCACCCCTTGCTTCGCCCATTTCACGAGGTAGCCGTTATCCGGTATGTAGCAGCCAAGGTCGTCATGCAGCTCTTTGAAAATGTTCGCCAAAGACGGCGGCACCGGCACGCCCGGCTTGACGGAGAAACTAAGCCCGTGCGCCTGCCCCGGGCCGTGGTACGGGTCTTGCCCAAGCAGCACGACTTTGACGTTCGCATACGGCGTATAATGAAGGGCGTTGAAAATATCGTGCATATCGGGATAGATCGTCCGCGTTCGGTACTCTACTTTTAAAAATTCGCGCAGCTTCAAGTAGTACGGTTTTTGAAACTCCTCTTCAAGCAGCGGAGCCCAGTCGTTTTTGAGAATCGGCATTGTAAGCAACTCCTTTTGCCGTCGGCTTTTTTCCTTTTATCATTGTAACCAAAAAGCCCCCAGCGTCAAAGCGAAGTGAAAGTTAAGACCGTGGCAACAGTAGCGGAACCTGCTTCGCCAAAGGAACATGTGCAAATCCCCTGCCTCAGCCATAGACAAAAAACTGAAGGGAAGATCAAAATATACCAAGTCCAGCCCACGAAATCAACCAGCGGAGCAGCCAGACGCCAAGCCAGACGTACAAAAGGATGATCAGCGCCCCAGCCACCCAGCTTGTCGGCTTGCCGCGCTTGGCGAGCTCTTCCGCCCGCGCCCGGTGTTCGGCGACGATGTCGTTGGGGAGCCATTTCAGCGCCAAGTAAATACCGAGTGGCACAAGCAACAAATCATCGATATACCCAAGAACCGGAACGAAATCGGGAATCAAATCGATCGGGCTGAACGTATATGCCACAACAACCAGCATAAAAAGCCGCAGCCAGATGAAAACACGCCGATCGCGGATCGCGGAATACAAGACGAATATGTCCCGTTTCAACGCCCTTGCCCATTCTTTCCACTTTGTGAACATCGCGTTTCCCTGCCCTTTCCTGTTTCATATAGTATAAAATATGGGTATAGTAGTGTAAACATTGCAAGGTGGACAACCTTCCCGCGCCATCATCAAGCCAAATTATCGATCATTTGAGGTGAACGACCATGGACAGGAAACGATTTTACGTTGTACATGAAGAACAGCCAGACCGGCATGTTGTATACATAAAAGGCGAGCTTGATTTGGCGGCGGCCGAACAGTTTCAACGCGCCGTCGAGCCGCTCGCTGGCGATGCGTCGAAGCCGCTCGTCATCCGCCTTGCAGAATTGACGTATATCGACAGCACCGGCATCGGAATGTTTGTCGCGCTATTAAAAATGCGAAAAAAGCAAGGGGCGCCATTTATGATTGAGAACGTGCCGCCGAAAGTCCAACGCTTGTTTGATTTAACCGGCGTATCTTATTTGTTTTCGGCCATGAATGACACGACAGAAAGGATCGAGGGACAATCATGAAAGAGCATGAAACCGTCGTACAGCTGTCGATTCCAGCTGATGCGCAGTTTATCGATGTCGCGCGTTTGACGCTATACGGGCTGGCCGCCAAGATGG is a window of Geobacillus kaustophilus DNA encoding:
- a CDS encoding YkvA family protein, encoding MFTKWKEWARALKRDIFVLYSAIRDRRVFIWLRLFMLVVVAYTFSPIDLIPDFVPVLGYIDDLLLVPLGIYLALKWLPNDIVAEHRARAEELAKRGKPTSWVAGALIILLYVWLGVWLLRWLISWAGLGIF
- a CDS encoding YwdI family protein, giving the protein MAISFAAVVAKIEDELRKAKAVNDPQRMREHVAAIRALCDLMLETAGQPQPSTPSVPTGPLVVGGPISAGSGLSVGGVSVGGRSPDIDDEANGESLLDF
- a CDS encoding STAS domain-containing protein, producing MDRKRFYVVHEEQPDRHVVYIKGELDLAAAEQFQRAVEPLAGDASKPLVIRLAELTYIDSTGIGMFVALLKMRKKQGAPFMIENVPPKVQRLFDLTGVSYLFSAMNDTTERIEGQS
- a CDS encoding DUF423 domain-containing protein; translation: MKSFIILGALNAFLAVALGAFGAHGLEGKIPDRYLEIWKTAVQYQMFHALGLLAVGLLAGKAPNVGLLSAAGWVMFSGIVLFSGSLYVLSVTQIKPLGAITPFGGVAFLVAWVMIGYAAFKWL
- a CDS encoding uracil-DNA glycosylase; translated protein: MPILKNDWAPLLEEEFQKPYYLKLREFLKVEYRTRTIYPDMHDIFNALHYTPYANVKVVLLGQDPYHGPGQAHGLSFSVKPGVPVPPSLANIFKELHDDLGCYIPDNGYLVKWAKQGVLLLNTVLTVRRGQANSHRGKGWEHFTDRVIELVNEKDDPVVFLLWGRNAQEKKERITNPRHLIIEAPHPSPFSAARGFFGHRPFSRTNAFLAEHGREPIDWQIENIDVRTE